Part of the Phycisphaerales bacterium genome, GAGAAGAGCCACGCGTGGTACTCTTCGAGGCAGCGCGGCTTGTAGGCGCCAAGGCCGATGGCGTGGTGCCCGACCTCGTGCAGGAACACCGCCGCCGAGATGGGGCCGCGCGGCCGGGGGCTTTCGATGAGCCGCGAGATCGTGCCGTCGGCGTAGTGCACCTCCCACGCCACACCGCTGGTGCTGCTACGCCACTTGCGTACGCGGATGTCGTACTGCGCGAGCATCTGCCGGGCCACGGCCTCGTAGCGATCCGCCGCGGGCGTGCGCCGCCTGGGTGGCGCGGCGACCCGCACCGGGCGCGGCGGCGCGGGCGGCTTCCTCCTGGGGATCAGGTCCCAGAGCGTGCGCATGGTCGGCGCTCCGGGGTTGCGACCTCGCCCGCGGCGAGCGAATGGCCGTTGGCGAAGGCGGTGAATTCCATCGGCTTCTTGCCCGCGGGCTGCACGGTGACGAGGCGCAGGGCCGTGCCCTGGCCACACGCGATGAGGCCCGCGGGATCGATGAGCGTGCCGGGTGCCGCGTCGTGGTCGTGCTGCTCGGCCGAAACGCGCAGGAGTTTCAGCACGACGCCCGCGAGCGTGATGCTCACGCCGGGCCAGGGCGTGAGGCCGTGGACGCGGCGCCGGCAGGCGTGGGCCGTGTCGGCGAAGTCGATCCAACCATCGGCCTTGCTGAGCTTGGGCGCGAGGGTGACCCTGTCGGCATCTTGCTTGACGGGCTCGAGCGTGCCGGCCTCGAAGCGATCGAGCACGCCCGCGACGACCTCGACGCCGTCCTCCGCCAGCACGTCGTGTAGCTCGCCGATGGTCAGGCCCGGGTCGAGCGGCCGGCTCGACTGGCCCAGCACGAACCCGGCGTCCATCTCGTCGGCCAGCGTGATGACGCTGACGCCGGTGGTCTCGTCGCCGGCCAGGATCGCCGCGTTGATGGGCGCCGCGCCGCGCCACCGCGGCAGGAGCGAGGCGTGTAAGTTCACTGCGAACCTGTCGGCCAGGAGCTTCTGACCCAGCTTCTGGCCGAAGGCGATGACGACCCAGGCATCGGCCTCGAAGCCGCGGATGCGATCTCGGACCTCGGGCGTGTTGACCTGCTCGGGCTTGAGCACCTCAACGCCCGTCAGCAGCGACTCGGCTTCGCTTGCGATGGGCGTCGGGCTGAGCGTCTTTCCTCGGCCCGCCGGTCGATCGGGCTGCGTCACGACGGCAACCACCTCGTGCCGCTTTGCGAGCATGCGGAGCGTGGGCACGCCGAAGGCTCCCGAACCAAAGAACACGACCTTCATGCCGGCGGGCCTCCCTGCCCTTGTTGGGAACTCTTGTAGATAATTAGCGTGCCTTGCGTTCGAGCTTTCGGACGGCCGAGCGCGTGCGCAGGCGGTCGA contains:
- the fmt gene encoding methionyl-tRNA formyltransferase — its product is MKVVFFGSGAFGVPTLRMLAKRHEVVAVVTQPDRPAGRGKTLSPTPIASEAESLLTGVEVLKPEQVNTPEVRDRIRGFEADAWVVIAFGQKLGQKLLADRFAVNLHASLLPRWRGAAPINAAILAGDETTGVSVITLADEMDAGFVLGQSSRPLDPGLTIGELHDVLAEDGVEVVAGVLDRFEAGTLEPVKQDADRVTLAPKLSKADGWIDFADTAHACRRRVHGLTPWPGVSITLAGVVLKLLRVSAEQHDHDAAPGTLIDPAGLIACGQGTALRLVTVQPAGKKPMEFTAFANGHSLAAGEVATPERRPCARSGT